The Verrucomicrobiia bacterium region ACGGCTACCGGCGTCAGTTCGCACTGCTGCTGGGGCAGAAGAACCAGCTCTGGTGGGACCTGCCGGCCCGGGAGTCGCTGCACCTCAACGCGCGGATCTACGGCCTGCCTCGGGCGGATGCGGAACGGACCGTGGAGGAAATGAGCACCCTGCTCAACGTGCGCGAGCAGCTCACGACACCCGTCCGGGAGCTGTCGCTCGGGGAGCGCATGAAGTGCGAGCTGATCGCCGCCCTGCTGCATCAACCCAGGGTGTTGTTCCTCGACGAGCCCACCATCGGTCTGGACGTGGTCTCCTCCCAGGTCGTCCGCGAGTTCCTGCGCAACCACAATCGGACCCGACGCACGACGATCCTGCTGACCAGCCACTACATGGCGGACATCCGCGAACTGTGCGAGCGGGTGATCATCGTGGATCACGGCACGGTCTTTTTCGACGGCCGTCTCGACGCCATTCTCGACCGCTTTGCCCGGTACAAGATCGTGACCGTGCGGTGGGATCCGGCCGGGGCCGCCACG contains the following coding sequences:
- a CDS encoding ATP-binding cassette domain-containing protein is translated as MAVIEVEGLTKAFRTARKAPGLGGAIRGLFRRDYETVHAVKEVSFRVEEGEFVGFLGPNGAGKTTTLKMLSGLLYPTSGAARVLGFTPWERKDGYRRQFALLLGQKNQLWWDLPARESLHLNARIYGLPRADAERTVEEMSTLLNVREQLTTPVRELSLGERMKCELIAALLHQPRVLFLDEPTIGLDVVSSQVVREFLRNHNRTRRTTILLTSHYMADIRELCERVIIVDHGTVFFDGRLDAILDRFARYKIVTVRWDPAGAATMPAVPPGAGEVLERLPDGVRLKVARDRVIPAVKLLLDGLPVSDFSVEEVPIENVIRQLFQREAAAAATP